The genomic interval GCCTTCGCCCTGCATTTCCAGCACCGTTTCCAGCGTGCGATCACGCGTCGAGCCACCGGCGCCGAAGGTGCAGGAGAAAAAAGCCGGCTTGAACTGCGCCAGTTGCGCACGCACGGCGCGCAGCTTGTCGACGCCCGCCGGCGTTTGCGGCGGGAAGAACTCGAAGCTGAAGCTGGGCGCCGGATGGCCTTGCGTTGAACTCGTCATGTCCCCGGTCTCCAGCCCTCAATAGCGGTAAGCGTCCGCCTTGTACGGCCCGTTCTTCGGCACGCCGATGTAGGCCGCCTGCTCATCCGTGAGTTCGGTGAGCTGGGCGTTGAGCTTCTTCAGTTGCAGACGGGCGACTTTTTCGTCGAGGTGCTTGGGCAGCACATAGACGCCGATCGGATAATCGGCATTCTTGGTAAACAACTCGATCTGAGCGATGGTCTGGTTGGCGAAGGACGAACTCATCACATAGCTGGGATGGCCGGTGGCGCAGCCCAGATTCACCAGGCGGCCCTTGGCCAGCAGGATGATGCGGTTGCCCGAGGGCATGCGGATGTGATCGACCTGGGGCTTGATTTCTTCCCACTCGTATTTCTCGATCGCGGCGACATCGATCTCGTTGTCGAAGTGGCCGATGTTGCAGACGATGGCCTGATCCTTCATCTTCACCATGTGCTCATGGGTGATGACGTGGTAGTTGCCGGTGCAGGTGACGAAAATATCGGCCTTGTCGGCAGCGTAATCCATGGTGACGACGCGATAGCCTTCCATCGCCGCCTGCAGGGCGCAGATCGGATCGATTTCGGTGATCCACACCTGGGCGGAGAGCGCGCGCAGCGCCTGGGCCGAGCCCTTGCCGACGTCGCCATAGCCGGCCACCACGGCGATCTTGCCGGCGATCATCACGTCGGTGGCGCGCTTGATGCCATCGACCAGCGACTCGCGGCAGCCGTAGAGGTTGTCGAACTTCGACTTGGTCACCGAATCATTGACGTTGATCGCCGGAAACTTGAGCTCGCCGCGCGCATGCATCTGATACAGGCGATGCACGCCGGTGGTGGTTTCCTCGGTCACGCCCTTGATCGCCGCGAGGCGCGTCGAATACCAGGTCTTGTCCGTCGCCAGCCTGGCCTTGATGGCGGCGAACAGCACCCGCTCTTCTTCGCTCGTCGGCCTGGCCAGCACGCCCGCATCCTGTTCGGCGCGGCTGCCCAGATGCAGCAGCAAGGTGGCATCGCCGCCGTCGTCGAGGATCATGTTCGACAACGCATTGCCCGGCCATTCGAAGATGCGATGGGTGTACTCCCAGTAATCTTCCAGCGACTCGCCCTTGACGGCGAACACCGGCACGCCGGTGGCGGCAATCGCCGCAGCGGCATGATCCTGGGTCGAGAAAATGTTGCAGGACGCCCAACGCACCTGGGCGCCCAGCGCCGTCAGCGTTTCGATCAGCACCGCCGTCTGGATGGTCATGTGCAGCGAGCCGGTGATGCGCGCGCCCTTGAGCGGCTGGCTGGCCGCGTATTCCTCGCGGATCGCCATGAGGCCCGGCATTTCGGTCTCGGCGATGCGGATTTCCTTGCGCCCCCAGTCGGCCAGCGATAGGTCGGCAATCTTGCAATCGGTGAAATTTTGAACAGCCACAGCAATCTCCTAGTCTGTAGCCGGGACGAGAAAGGCGGCAAGCCGATGCTCACCTGCGCGCTCCATGCCCGGCATGGGTTCAGGCGAGCGCCGTTCTCAGTCCATCTACCGAGCCTGGGGCGGACGGTGCATCCGGCCTCGCAGCGCTCCTCGGTAAGGGGACGAATTATACGTCAGCCCCGTCTTTCCGGGCAGCGGACGACAGCGCGCGCTTACAAAAGCTCGTAGGTAACGATGTCGCCCGCCTCGGCTTCGGCGAGCGGGCCGAAGGACAGGCAGCCCCGGCCGCGCAAGACGAATTCGGCATCCTGCAGGTGCAGGCCGGCCTCGGCAGCGGGCGTCACATGAGTGCCGTTGGTGCTCCGGTCGCTCAGGACATACAGGCGATGACGCAACTCGATGCGCCCGTGCTGGCGGGAAGCATGCGGACTCCGGATCACCAGGTCGCATTGCGCATCGCGCCCCATGGTCAGCATCGGCCGCTCGGGGCCCAGCACGATCTCGCGGCCATCGTGCCGCAAACGCAGCCGCGGCACGGTCATGCTGGGTGCAGATAACGAGGGTGGCGAGGATGGTGGTGCCGTCGGCTCGCCCATGTCCGAAGACGGCGTGCCGGATGCGATGTTCTGCCAGAGAACGGCGAACACCGGAATATCCTCGCCATGCAGGCTGACCGTCGCAGCACCGAGCGCCAGCGCGGCCTGGCTCAGGCTGGCCGGCAGCGCCGCGACGGTCGACGCGCTGGTCAGGACTTGCCCGCCCTTGGCCAGCCTGGCCAGACGCGCGGCAACCTTCACCGTATCGCCCGAGGAATCGTTCCCGCCCTCGACCATCGGCCCATGATGCAAGCCGATTCCCAGCGCCAGCTTGATGCCGGAAACGGCCGGCAGTTTTTCGACCCGCGACTGCATCTCGCAAGCGGCGCGCAATGCCTCTTCGGCGCCCTCGGTACCTTCGACACCTTCGGCGCCTTCAAATACGGCCATCAACCGCTCGCCGATATGCTTGACGATGCGGCCATTGAAGCTGCTGACGGCGCGCTCCATGCGGTTGAAGCAGCGCTCGAATGCCCGCGCGGCCTCAGCCTCGCCGATGCGCTCGGTCAGTCGTTTGCTGCCGGCGACATCCGCATACAGCACGCAGAGCCGCCGCTGCGCTGGCGAAACATCCTGTGCGGCGGCGTCTGCGGGCATGCTGGCGTTCATCCGTGATCGGGCGGCATCAGCGGGAGCGATGCAAGGTGATGATCTCGCCCGCATCCGCGTCATCCGACACATCCCCGGCGCATGCGCCGTCCGCGCCGGGCAATTCGTTGAACTCCTCCCGGTCGAAAGCCTTGTCGCCTTCCGGATCGGGCCGGCCCGTCGGCCGGAGACCAGCGAAGTCATACAGGCGGGGATCGGCCAGATGCGAGGGAATCACATTCTGCAGGCTGCGGAACATCGATTCGATGCGGCCGGGAAAACGCTTCTGCCACTCGGCCAGCATCTGCTTAACCTGCTTCCGCTGCAACTGCTCCTGGCTGCCGCACAGGTCGCAGGGAATGATGGGAAAGCCGCGCACCCCGGCCCAGGCGGCCAGATCCTTCTCGCTGCAATAGGCCATGGGGCGAATCACGACGTTGCG from Sterolibacterium denitrificans carries:
- a CDS encoding adenylate/guanylate cyclase domain-containing protein, encoding MPADAAAQDVSPAQRRLCVLYADVAGSKRLTERIGEAEAARAFERCFNRMERAVSSFNGRIVKHIGERLMAVFEGAEGVEGTEGAEEALRAACEMQSRVEKLPAVSGIKLALGIGLHHGPMVEGGNDSSGDTVKVAARLARLAKGGQVLTSASTVAALPASLSQAALALGAATVSLHGEDIPVFAVLWQNIASGTPSSDMGEPTAPPSSPPSLSAPSMTVPRLRLRHDGREIVLGPERPMLTMGRDAQCDLVIRSPHASRQHGRIELRHRLYVLSDRSTNGTHVTPAAEAGLHLQDAEFVLRGRGCLSFGPLAEAEAGDIVTYELL
- the ahcY gene encoding adenosylhomocysteinase, giving the protein MAVQNFTDCKIADLSLADWGRKEIRIAETEMPGLMAIREEYAASQPLKGARITGSLHMTIQTAVLIETLTALGAQVRWASCNIFSTQDHAAAAIAATGVPVFAVKGESLEDYWEYTHRIFEWPGNALSNMILDDGGDATLLLHLGSRAEQDAGVLARPTSEEERVLFAAIKARLATDKTWYSTRLAAIKGVTEETTTGVHRLYQMHARGELKFPAINVNDSVTKSKFDNLYGCRESLVDGIKRATDVMIAGKIAVVAGYGDVGKGSAQALRALSAQVWITEIDPICALQAAMEGYRVVTMDYAADKADIFVTCTGNYHVITHEHMVKMKDQAIVCNIGHFDNEIDVAAIEKYEWEEIKPQVDHIRMPSGNRIILLAKGRLVNLGCATGHPSYVMSSSFANQTIAQIELFTKNADYPIGVYVLPKHLDEKVARLQLKKLNAQLTELTDEQAAYIGVPKNGPYKADAYRY